The Granulicella sibirica genome has a segment encoding these proteins:
- the aroB gene encoding 3-dehydroquinate synthase, with protein sequence MPVINVSTPSATYDVTIAPGLLRTLYPRIRKLSGSKSPRLVVVTSPNIWKLWSKRFLASFPTPPEVLFLPAGERFKRLPAVERLAQELAVAGADRDTLLLAFGGGVIGDITGFLAAIYMRGIPYIQIPSTLLAQVDSSVGGKTGVNLAAGKNLIGSFHHPLATLVDPELVLTLPPAELRSGLQEAVKSAIIRDPALFRFLEQNAKAILARKPDIKALTRVVTASIRVKANVVNIDERENGLRMILNFGHTIGHAIEAATNYKQLLHGQAIGWGQIAALHVALNRGSITQKQFDRMSTLVHQYGPLPPFKAQASRLVTLTASDKKRRSGRRAFVLPIAIGATEIVFDVTDEELLTATQSMLATMRQLTKS encoded by the coding sequence GTGCCCGTCATCAACGTCTCGACCCCTTCCGCCACCTACGACGTCACCATCGCCCCCGGACTCCTCCGCACGCTCTACCCCCGCATCCGCAAGCTCTCCGGCTCGAAGTCGCCGCGCCTCGTCGTCGTCACCTCCCCGAACATCTGGAAGCTCTGGTCGAAGCGCTTCCTCGCCAGCTTCCCCACTCCCCCCGAGGTCCTCTTCCTCCCCGCCGGAGAGCGCTTCAAGCGACTCCCCGCAGTCGAGCGCCTCGCCCAAGAACTCGCCGTAGCCGGAGCCGACCGCGACACCCTCCTCCTGGCCTTTGGTGGAGGCGTCATCGGCGACATCACCGGCTTCCTCGCCGCCATCTACATGCGCGGCATCCCCTACATCCAGATCCCCAGCACCCTCCTCGCCCAGGTCGACTCCTCCGTCGGCGGCAAGACCGGCGTGAACCTCGCCGCCGGAAAGAACCTCATCGGGAGCTTCCACCACCCGCTCGCCACCCTCGTCGACCCCGAACTCGTCCTCACCCTGCCGCCCGCCGAACTCCGCTCCGGCCTCCAGGAAGCCGTGAAGTCCGCCATCATCCGCGACCCCGCCCTCTTCCGCTTCCTCGAGCAGAACGCGAAGGCCATCCTCGCCCGCAAGCCCGACATCAAGGCCCTCACCCGCGTCGTCACCGCTTCCATCCGCGTCAAGGCCAACGTCGTCAACATCGACGAGCGCGAAAACGGTCTCCGCATGATCCTCAACTTCGGCCACACCATCGGCCACGCCATCGAAGCCGCCACCAACTACAAGCAGCTTCTCCACGGACAGGCCATCGGCTGGGGCCAGATCGCCGCCCTCCACGTAGCCCTGAATCGCGGCAGCATCACCCAAAAGCAGTTCGACCGCATGAGCACCCTGGTCCACCAGTACGGCCCTCTGCCGCCGTTCAAGGCCCAGGCCAGCCGCCTCGTCACCCTCACCGCATCCGACAAGAAGCGCCGCAGCGGACGCCGCGCCTTCGTCCTCCCCATCGCCATCGGCGCCACCGAGATCGTCTTCGACGTCACCGACGAGGAACTCCTCACCGCCACCCAGTCCATGCTCGCCACCATGCGCCAGCTCACGAAATCCTAG
- a CDS encoding DoxX family protein, whose product MKRETVGWIISVVGVIPFFGGGSLNLRKTPVARKNIEHIGYPPHLVTHFGVSVIALGILTLIPQTAFLGVILTTAWMGGAVAAHVRVKDKWTVSAGILMIPVLVWIGFGLRHQAEIRSLFGF is encoded by the coding sequence ATGAAGAGAGAAACAGTCGGTTGGATCATCAGCGTGGTCGGTGTAATCCCGTTCTTTGGGGGCGGTTCACTGAATCTCAGAAAGACCCCCGTAGCCAGAAAGAATATCGAGCACATCGGATATCCCCCTCACCTCGTTACTCACTTTGGCGTTAGCGTCATCGCGCTGGGCATCCTGACGCTCATTCCGCAGACGGCATTTCTAGGTGTGATCCTGACGACGGCCTGGATGGGTGGGGCGGTCGCAGCCCACGTCCGTGTTAAGGACAAATGGACCGTCTCGGCAGGAATTCTGATGATCCCGGTCTTGGTTTGGATCGGATTTGGACTTCGCCACCAAGCCGAAATCCGCAGTCTTTTTGGTTTCTAA
- a CDS encoding SDR family NAD(P)-dependent oxidoreductase, which produces MDHKRIALVTGANQGVGFQVAKELAADGVTVLIGSRRLERGEEAVQKIGANAIAVQLDVTDQASISAVAGRIEAEFGRLDLLVNNAAISRPDGEEVSVENYMASFAASNVSPDALRKIWETNFFGALAVYQAMLPLLRLSSDARIVNVGSGAGSLALNADPAFPYRKMFSPAYAGSKTGLSIITLSMMIEHENDGIKVNLVSPEFTSTALNNYKGTSTLEDGSREVVRVAKFGPNDPSGTFTRWENQPIPW; this is translated from the coding sequence ATGGATCACAAACGAATCGCGCTCGTTACAGGAGCTAATCAAGGTGTTGGATTCCAGGTGGCAAAGGAGCTGGCGGCGGACGGTGTGACCGTCCTGATCGGCTCACGAAGACTGGAGCGTGGCGAAGAGGCTGTCCAGAAGATTGGGGCCAACGCAATCGCTGTGCAACTGGACGTGACGGATCAGGCCTCCATCAGCGCCGTAGCCGGGCGCATTGAGGCCGAATTCGGCCGTCTCGACCTCCTGGTGAACAACGCGGCCATTTCGCGGCCAGACGGAGAAGAGGTATCAGTCGAGAACTATATGGCGTCGTTTGCCGCGAGCAACGTATCTCCGGATGCGTTACGAAAGATTTGGGAGACAAATTTCTTCGGAGCGCTCGCGGTCTATCAGGCGATGCTGCCGCTGTTGCGGTTGTCATCGGATGCGCGCATCGTGAACGTAGGAAGTGGCGCGGGATCGCTCGCTCTGAATGCCGATCCAGCATTCCCCTATCGGAAGATGTTCAGCCCGGCCTATGCAGGTTCCAAGACCGGTCTCAGCATCATTACCTTGTCGATGATGATCGAACACGAGAATGACGGTATCAAGGTGAACCTTGTCTCGCCTGAGTTCACCAGCACAGCCTTGAATAACTACAAAGGCACTTCGACGCTGGAAGACGGTTCCCGCGAAGTTGTTCGAGTGGCAAAGTTCGGGCCAAACGACCCCTCCGGCACGTTCACACGCTGGGAAAATCAACCGATCCCCTGGTAG
- the pgeF gene encoding peptidoglycan editing factor PgeF has protein sequence MHSKEQLFAESGSLLAHPPDLLRAPSFSAVSWLRHSFSGRQGGGTTVYGRAEDLNLGFTKEDDRAIVSANRLRLIAATADDEAGISWAFAHSRQIHSDTILTLRAGSLDPAEPADGLLTDVPGVFLAMLTADCVPVLLVDVRLKAVGVFHAGWRGTVAGIVRKGVARMQEEYGSNPADILAAVGPSVGPCCYEVGEEVRTRFDESFAYAVDLFDGANLNLWEANRQQLLAAGVPAANITVLAQCTACTHHEGISRFFSHRADKGVTGRMMALIGIVPDALPSEIE, from the coding sequence ATGCATTCCAAAGAACAGCTTTTCGCGGAGTCTGGTTCCCTGTTGGCCCATCCGCCTGACCTTCTGCGGGCTCCATCGTTCTCGGCGGTCTCGTGGCTTCGACACAGCTTCAGCGGGCGTCAGGGCGGGGGCACGACCGTCTATGGCAGGGCTGAGGACCTCAACCTCGGCTTCACCAAAGAGGATGATCGGGCGATCGTCTCCGCGAACCGGCTGCGCCTTATCGCTGCCACCGCGGACGATGAGGCCGGCATTTCCTGGGCATTCGCGCACAGCCGCCAGATTCATTCAGACACGATCCTCACCCTGCGGGCTGGATCGCTCGACCCGGCCGAACCAGCCGATGGCCTCTTGACCGATGTTCCCGGCGTCTTTCTTGCCATGCTGACGGCTGACTGCGTTCCTGTTCTGTTGGTCGATGTTCGCCTGAAAGCTGTCGGCGTTTTCCACGCCGGCTGGCGCGGAACCGTTGCGGGCATCGTCCGGAAAGGCGTTGCGAGGATGCAGGAGGAGTACGGATCGAACCCTGCCGACATCCTTGCAGCCGTTGGTCCATCCGTCGGACCATGCTGCTATGAAGTCGGGGAAGAGGTCAGAACCCGCTTTGACGAGAGCTTCGCTTACGCCGTCGACCTCTTCGACGGAGCGAACCTCAATCTGTGGGAGGCCAACCGCCAGCAGCTTCTCGCCGCCGGCGTTCCGGCAGCCAACATCACGGTTCTCGCGCAGTGCACCGCCTGCACGCATCACGAGGGGATCTCCCGGTTCTTCTCGCATCGGGCCGACAAGGGCGTAACGGGGCGCATGATGGCACTGATCGGCATCGTCCCCGACGCGCTACCCTCGGAAATTGAGTAA
- a CDS encoding alpha/beta fold hydrolase has translation MPYITTKDNVEIFFRDLGTGKPVVLIHGWPLTGDSWDKTANFLAENGLRVITYDRRGFGRSGQPWQGYDYNTFAGDLNALIETLDLRGTTLVGFSMGGGEVARYLSRYGSSRVSGAVLVSAVTPYLYKTDDNPDGVDPKVFEDIEQQIRKDRFEFFKALAGKFYGRSTLSHTVSAGVLEDFEAMARTGTTRSILAAAHAWSSTDFREDLKGITIPVRVIHGTSDSTVPIDAAGRRAAKLLPNATLTEYDGEPHGLTVTAADRLNAELLQFIGGSPEPITNPHLA, from the coding sequence ATGCCTTACATCACCACCAAAGATAACGTCGAAATTTTCTTTCGCGACCTCGGAACCGGCAAGCCCGTGGTCCTGATCCACGGCTGGCCGCTTACGGGCGACTCCTGGGACAAGACAGCAAACTTCCTCGCAGAGAATGGCCTCCGCGTCATCACCTACGATCGGCGCGGCTTCGGCCGCTCTGGCCAGCCGTGGCAGGGCTACGACTACAACACCTTCGCCGGGGACCTCAACGCCCTGATCGAGACCCTCGACCTCCGTGGCACGACCCTAGTTGGGTTCTCGATGGGCGGCGGCGAAGTGGCTCGCTATCTCAGCCGATACGGTTCCAGTCGTGTCTCGGGCGCGGTCCTCGTATCCGCAGTCACCCCCTACCTCTACAAGACCGACGATAACCCTGATGGAGTAGACCCCAAGGTCTTCGAAGACATTGAACAGCAGATTCGCAAGGACCGTTTCGAGTTCTTCAAGGCCTTAGCCGGCAAGTTCTACGGACGCAGCACGCTGAGCCACACCGTATCGGCCGGCGTGCTCGAGGACTTCGAGGCGATGGCTCGCACCGGCACGACCCGTTCCATCCTCGCCGCCGCACACGCGTGGTCGAGCACCGACTTCCGAGAGGACCTCAAGGGTATTACTATCCCGGTCCGGGTCATTCATGGAACGAGCGACAGCACCGTCCCCATTGATGCCGCGGGACGCCGGGCTGCAAAGCTGCTGCCCAATGCAACCCTCACCGAGTACGACGGTGAACCTCACGGACTCACTGTAACCGCCGCCGACCGGCTCAATGCCGAACTCCTTCAGTTCATCGGAGGGTCACCGGAACCCATTACGAATCCGCATCTTGCATAA
- the ubiE gene encoding bifunctional demethylmenaquinone methyltransferase/2-methoxy-6-polyprenyl-1,4-benzoquinol methylase UbiE translates to MPPETISTPHTQVTGARPQGTSDEQAAAQNVQRMFDTIAPSYDRLNHILSMGLDRTWWSRAAKVFTPVLARPEANILDLCCGTGDMTSALLALRPAQATPVTGLDFSHEMLDRARIKHAASNALFVQADALHLPYPDQTFDLITSAFGFRNLANYAEGLAELHRVLRPGGQIGILECNQPEGIVGAGYSLYFKKILPKLGGLISGNPAAYAYLPASVERFPRPLRMKQLITEAGYINAQWTGYTLGTAGLYQATKP, encoded by the coding sequence ATGCCTCCCGAAACCATCTCGACACCCCACACCCAGGTCACCGGAGCCCGCCCCCAGGGCACGTCCGACGAACAGGCCGCCGCGCAGAACGTCCAGCGCATGTTCGACACCATCGCCCCGTCCTACGACCGCCTCAACCACATCCTCTCGATGGGCCTCGACCGGACATGGTGGTCCCGAGCCGCCAAAGTCTTCACGCCCGTCCTGGCCCGCCCTGAAGCCAACATCCTCGACCTCTGCTGCGGCACCGGCGACATGACATCCGCCCTCCTCGCCCTTCGCCCCGCGCAAGCGACCCCGGTAACCGGTCTGGACTTCTCCCACGAGATGCTCGACCGCGCCCGCATCAAGCACGCCGCCTCGAACGCCCTCTTCGTCCAGGCCGACGCCCTCCACCTCCCCTACCCCGACCAGACCTTCGACCTCATCACCTCGGCCTTCGGCTTCCGCAACCTCGCCAACTACGCCGAAGGCCTCGCCGAACTCCACCGCGTCCTCCGCCCCGGCGGCCAGATCGGCATCCTCGAGTGCAACCAGCCCGAGGGAATCGTGGGAGCCGGCTACTCCCTCTACTTCAAGAAAATCCTCCCCAAACTAGGCGGCCTCATCTCCGGAAACCCTGCCGCCTATGCCTACCTGCCCGCCTCGGTAGAACGCTTTCCCCGCCCCCTGCGCATGAAGCAACTCATCACCGAAGCCGGCTACATCAACGCTCAATGGACCGGCTACACCTTAGGCACCGCCGGCCTATACCAAGCCACGAAGCCCTAA
- a CDS encoding TetR/AcrR family transcriptional regulator — protein MASKSTTQEPFSGQTTEGRRPRADAQRNLATLLRAAKEVFAEAGIDAPVRDIASRAGVGIGTVYRHFPERADLIAAVFWQEIEVCADAAELLAAAHPPFLALTLWMREFIDLASTKRGLAKALHSGDPAYDGLPSRREQRLQPAFRKLFAAAVASGDIRARIEADDFLDAAATLCMSVNGQRSGQAHQLVTLLIEGLRVAGERSQTVA, from the coding sequence TTGGCAAGCAAAAGCACAACTCAGGAGCCGTTCAGCGGACAGACAACAGAGGGAAGACGACCGCGCGCCGATGCGCAGCGGAACCTCGCCACCTTGCTTCGGGCGGCGAAGGAGGTTTTCGCCGAGGCGGGGATCGACGCCCCTGTGCGCGATATTGCCTCGCGTGCCGGCGTTGGCATCGGAACGGTTTACCGCCACTTTCCCGAACGCGCGGATCTTATCGCCGCCGTGTTCTGGCAGGAAATCGAAGTATGTGCCGATGCGGCAGAACTACTCGCGGCAGCACACCCTCCCTTTCTTGCTCTCACGCTATGGATGCGGGAATTCATTGACCTGGCATCGACGAAACGCGGTCTGGCGAAAGCTCTGCACTCTGGCGATCCTGCGTATGACGGCCTGCCCTCTCGCCGGGAGCAGCGGCTACAACCCGCATTCCGAAAGCTATTCGCCGCCGCGGTGGCGTCTGGAGATATCCGCGCCAGGATTGAAGCTGACGATTTTCTCGACGCTGCTGCCACCCTCTGTATGTCGGTCAACGGACAACGCTCCGGCCAGGCTCACCAGCTCGTGACCCTACTGATTGAGGGACTGCGCGTTGCAGGTGAAAGGAGCCAAACCGTGGCGTGA
- the aroE gene encoding shikimate dehydrogenase, with the protein MPSQISQFLRSRIGKVCVAIVGSTPAEMIEKANAVVKETPFLEFRLDYLEKPLTGLPKLKQFLSEHTEVTAIGTCRRDANGGKFAGNLAAEIDVLVKATSAGFHMIDLELESAEQAKPAELQKLRDTGTALIVSFHDFKATGDLDKVYARIQKFDPEFVKIVPTAKALTDNVTLMRFLERIDESNLIGICMGDAGVISRVLAVRAGSAFTFAAATLGEETAPGQIAARTLIETYRINEVDAATKVYGVVGNPVKHSLSPIMLNTAMRRETVNAVYLALQTTDLKDLIKLVGEIPLQGLSVTMPFKQDIMPLLEKTDPLSAKIGACNTVLRAQDGKLYGFNTDVAGITAPLEKRMALRGAKILVLGAGGSARAAVFGLKDKGAEVHILNRTPETATKLAKQAGAKVFKRELLAKTQFDVVINATPVGMAGNKGAPLFEAKEMHTKLVFDLVYNPIETPLIRMARQQNIPFITGVEMFVQQGARQFEIWTGKAAPEEEMLRVVLHALRQQQEAAVEAAPAPAAPAKAAKAAKAR; encoded by the coding sequence GTGCCTAGTCAAATATCCCAATTTTTGCGTTCCCGCATCGGCAAAGTCTGTGTAGCCATCGTCGGCTCCACGCCTGCCGAGATGATCGAGAAGGCGAACGCGGTCGTCAAAGAGACGCCGTTCCTCGAGTTTCGTCTGGATTACCTCGAGAAGCCGCTCACAGGGCTTCCCAAACTGAAGCAGTTTCTCAGTGAGCATACCGAGGTCACCGCGATCGGGACCTGCCGCCGCGATGCCAATGGCGGAAAGTTCGCCGGGAACCTCGCTGCCGAGATTGATGTCCTCGTGAAGGCGACCTCGGCAGGCTTCCACATGATCGACTTGGAACTGGAGTCGGCCGAGCAGGCCAAGCCGGCGGAGTTGCAAAAGCTTCGCGACACCGGCACGGCCCTTATCGTGAGCTTCCACGACTTCAAGGCGACCGGTGACCTCGATAAGGTCTACGCGCGCATCCAGAAGTTCGATCCGGAGTTCGTGAAGATCGTTCCGACAGCGAAGGCGCTCACCGACAATGTCACGCTCATGCGCTTTCTCGAGCGGATCGACGAGAGCAACCTCATCGGCATCTGTATGGGTGACGCGGGAGTGATCTCACGTGTCCTCGCCGTCCGTGCGGGAAGCGCCTTCACGTTCGCTGCCGCAACCCTGGGTGAGGAGACCGCGCCAGGACAGATCGCGGCTCGCACACTGATCGAGACCTATCGGATCAACGAGGTGGATGCGGCGACCAAGGTCTACGGTGTCGTCGGGAACCCGGTGAAGCATTCGCTTTCGCCGATCATGCTGAATACGGCGATGCGCCGCGAGACGGTGAACGCCGTCTATCTGGCGCTCCAGACGACCGACCTAAAGGACCTGATCAAGCTTGTCGGTGAGATTCCGCTTCAGGGCCTGAGCGTGACGATGCCCTTCAAACAGGACATCATGCCTCTTCTCGAGAAGACGGATCCGCTCTCGGCCAAGATCGGCGCATGCAACACCGTGCTACGCGCTCAGGATGGCAAGCTGTACGGCTTCAATACGGACGTCGCTGGGATCACAGCCCCTCTTGAGAAGCGGATGGCCCTCCGTGGGGCGAAGATCCTCGTGCTTGGCGCAGGCGGATCGGCCCGCGCGGCGGTATTCGGCCTGAAGGACAAGGGAGCCGAGGTCCACATCCTCAACCGCACGCCGGAGACCGCGACCAAGCTCGCCAAGCAGGCGGGAGCGAAGGTGTTCAAGCGTGAGTTGCTTGCGAAGACGCAGTTCGATGTCGTGATCAATGCCACGCCGGTCGGGATGGCGGGGAATAAGGGAGCGCCGCTCTTCGAAGCGAAGGAGATGCACACGAAGTTGGTATTCGACCTCGTCTACAACCCGATCGAGACGCCGTTGATCCGCATGGCCCGGCAGCAGAACATCCCATTCATCACAGGGGTCGAGATGTTTGTCCAGCAGGGGGCGCGACAGTTCGAGATATGGACGGGGAAGGCTGCACCGGAGGAAGAGATGCTTCGGGTAGTGCTCCATGCTTTGCGGCAACAGCAGGAGGCGGCGGTTGAGGCGGCTCCCGCTCCGGCTGCACCTGCCAAGGCAGCGAAGGCAGCGAAAGCCAGGTAG
- a CDS encoding PepSY domain-containing protein, translated as MPSRVLLKSARLFHLYSGVFLAPSLIFFAITGGLQTFSFHETTKGSSYKPPQILVELGQLHKKQTLVVPVRKAPPQDAKPAPAPEPKAAFDPSIHGDHTNQQKHDRLAAPDQPPTAMAPAPAPVAAPAAPAPAPTPQKVHNLIPMKVFFVIVAFGLLFSTLTGLYMSYKYTRSRFTVTVVLLAGVVVPLLLLLF; from the coding sequence ATGCCTAGCCGCGTTCTTCTGAAGTCTGCACGTCTCTTCCATCTCTATTCGGGTGTCTTTCTCGCCCCATCCCTTATCTTTTTCGCGATCACCGGTGGTCTTCAAACCTTCTCTTTTCACGAGACGACCAAAGGCAGCAGCTACAAGCCCCCGCAAATCCTCGTTGAACTCGGCCAACTGCACAAGAAACAGACGCTCGTCGTCCCGGTTCGCAAGGCGCCGCCCCAGGACGCAAAACCTGCCCCCGCCCCGGAGCCGAAGGCGGCCTTCGACCCGAGCATCCACGGCGACCACACGAACCAGCAAAAGCATGACCGCCTCGCTGCCCCTGATCAGCCGCCGACGGCCATGGCTCCCGCTCCAGCGCCTGTCGCTGCACCGGCTGCCCCCGCACCGGCTCCCACTCCGCAAAAAGTCCACAACCTCATCCCGATGAAGGTTTTCTTTGTCATCGTCGCCTTCGGCCTGCTCTTTTCGACGCTCACGGGCCTTTATATGTCCTACAAGTACACTCGCAGCAGGTTTACGGTGACGGTCGTTCTACTCGCCGGGGTTGTCGTTCCGTTGTTGCTTCTGCTGTTCTAG
- a CDS encoding TerC/Alx family metal homeostasis membrane protein, whose translation MSEATPLIHWIGFHVLLVCLLGIELIYSRTSRAPVHTKSIAATSLWIGAALAFALFIHHTLGGQRTSEYLAGYALEEALSIDNLFVFLLLFRLFDITEPRQPKVLFWGVSGAIVMRGLFIAGGIGLLERFAWIEYLFGTILLFAAVRLVLPEKVEAAKRPPAWIRWINRIHPVSLRTDRFFTTEEGHFRITMLFLCLIAIEVADVVFALDSIPAVLSITRHPFLAYTSNIMAVMGLRSLYFLLIGMLAKLRFLHLGLAAVLAFAAMKMLLAKWVELGPLTSLGVILTLLILTTALSLLFPAMPVEPGNQA comes from the coding sequence ATGTCCGAGGCCACTCCCCTCATTCACTGGATAGGCTTCCACGTCCTCCTGGTCTGCCTGCTCGGCATCGAGCTCATCTACTCGCGCACCTCCCGGGCCCCGGTCCACACGAAATCGATAGCGGCGACCAGCCTGTGGATCGGCGCCGCCCTCGCCTTCGCACTCTTCATTCACCACACCCTGGGCGGCCAGCGCACGTCGGAGTATCTTGCCGGCTACGCGCTCGAGGAAGCCCTCTCGATCGATAACCTTTTCGTCTTCCTCCTGCTCTTCCGGCTCTTTGACATCACCGAGCCACGCCAGCCTAAGGTCCTCTTCTGGGGTGTCTCCGGGGCGATCGTCATGCGCGGGCTCTTTATCGCCGGGGGCATCGGCCTGCTCGAGCGTTTCGCCTGGATCGAGTATCTCTTCGGCACCATCCTCCTCTTCGCCGCCGTTCGCCTCGTGCTGCCCGAGAAGGTGGAAGCCGCAAAGCGCCCACCGGCCTGGATCCGCTGGATCAACCGAATCCACCCGGTGAGCCTTCGTACCGACCGTTTCTTCACCACCGAGGAGGGGCACTTCCGGATCACGATGCTCTTCCTCTGCCTTATCGCCATTGAAGTGGCAGACGTCGTCTTCGCGCTCGACTCCATCCCTGCCGTCCTCTCGATTACGAGGCACCCATTTCTGGCCTACACGTCGAACATCATGGCCGTCATGGGCCTGCGCTCGCTCTACTTCCTGCTGATCGGGATGCTGGCGAAGCTGCGTTTCCTGCACCTCGGACTCGCCGCCGTGCTCGCCTTCGCGGCCATGAAGATGCTTCTTGCCAAGTGGGTCGAGCTCGGCCCGCTGACGTCACTCGGCGTGATTCTCACCTTGCTGATCCTCACGACGGCACTCTCTTTGCTCTTTCCTGCGATGCCCGTGGAGCCGGGGAACCAAGCCTGA
- the atpC gene encoding ATP synthase F1 subunit epsilon: MADTPSNTSTAGQLQVRLVTPDRILVDTTADAVELPASAGYLEALYGAAPLLAELGAGEVRLHGGNSGEQKFFVAWGFVEVLPERVTILAETAIVPSEIDKAEAQQEINDGQKMWAEAGDNGEVYDEANAITRRGEEKLASAEGRSL; this comes from the coding sequence ATGGCTGACACTCCTTCCAACACGAGTACGGCGGGCCAGCTTCAGGTCCGCCTCGTCACCCCCGATCGCATCCTCGTCGATACGACGGCGGATGCCGTCGAACTTCCCGCGAGCGCAGGCTACCTCGAAGCCCTTTACGGGGCCGCTCCTCTCCTGGCCGAACTCGGCGCGGGTGAGGTTCGTCTCCACGGAGGCAACTCCGGCGAGCAGAAGTTCTTCGTCGCCTGGGGATTCGTCGAGGTGCTCCCAGAGCGCGTCACTATCCTTGCCGAGACCGCCATCGTGCCCTCGGAGATCGATAAGGCGGAAGCCCAGCAGGAGATCAACGACGGCCAGAAGATGTGGGCCGAAGCGGGCGATAACGGCGAGGTCTACGACGAGGCCAATGCCATCACGCGCCGCGGCGAAGAGAAACTCGCCTCTGCCGAAGGCCGCAGCCTCTAA
- a CDS encoding SDR family oxidoreductase translates to MKLSSRTILITGGTSGIGLELAKRLLGRGNTIIVTGRDAAKLEAIKAVFSDIHTFQSDVSDPTAIAALYTAVVARFPALDTLINNAGIMRNLDMNQQRDLDDVTREIEINLNGPVRMVQQFLPHLKAQPNALLVNVSSGLAFVPLPISPVYSATKRRFTRSACRCGYNSKEAA, encoded by the coding sequence ATGAAACTCAGTAGCAGAACCATTCTAATCACAGGCGGCACAAGCGGTATTGGTCTTGAATTGGCGAAACGCCTGCTTGGGCGTGGCAACACGATCATCGTCACCGGTCGCGATGCCGCGAAACTCGAAGCCATCAAGGCAGTATTTTCGGACATCCATACGTTTCAAAGCGATGTGAGCGACCCGACCGCAATTGCCGCACTCTACACAGCGGTAGTTGCGCGGTTCCCAGCACTGGATACGCTCATCAACAATGCCGGCATCATGCGTAACCTTGATATGAACCAGCAGCGCGATTTGGATGACGTGACACGAGAGATCGAGATCAACCTGAACGGGCCAGTGCGCATGGTGCAGCAATTCCTGCCGCATCTCAAAGCGCAGCCAAATGCACTGCTTGTCAATGTATCGTCGGGTCTCGCCTTCGTGCCGTTACCTATCTCGCCTGTTTATTCCGCGACAAAGCGGCGCTTCACTCGTTCTGCATGTCGTTGCGGATACAACTCAAAGGAAGCAGCGTGA